The Antennarius striatus isolate MH-2024 chromosome 23, ASM4005453v1, whole genome shotgun sequence genome has a segment encoding these proteins:
- the LOC137590718 gene encoding coiled-coil domain-containing protein 149-like isoform X3 — protein MQSSKRSESDWQGLVSEFLVCKRKLESKKDALLILSKELDTCQQERDQYKLMANQLRERHQGLKKKYRELIDGDPSLPPEKRNQVNLAQLLRDSRERSKHLAEELLRMTITRQRLGDEEVGVRHFPAHEREDLVRQLERAGLQMQEMENNMKALTDELQDVKAEGGVFREKAYRLNVELNHVLGNREARIIDVDALCMENRYLHERFGQLQEEVNLLKSNIMKYKTALERRKNSGAFGKSNSSPLTGVLSAKQVQEMLLEEQGCSLPATPQSISDLKSLATALLETIHEKNLVIQHQRHTNKILGNRVADLERKLKTLEVSGLWSLPGLTYNVSVGIGRTRESVNENLQPELRPTRAASYPNSRPTPKVVSDDRSSHESLWERRSAGGDLGTDGSGREDAPAAPGGSAPLAGGETNGDDGRAGDVVTLTVQDQDRAAVEMEEGRSPVEEAGREVEGVVDEELGSTVEEGEEAALALGATPTKSDFSWLSMKQTCFQPEVDQLPSESQDGGANNVSGFAEGSMLAPENRDLSVGEWDAP, from the exons ATGCAGTCCTCCAAGAGGAGTGAGAGCGACTGGCAGGGGCTCGTCAGCGAG TTCCTGGTGTGTAAACGCAAGCTGGAGAGCAAGAAGGACGCCCTCCTCATCCTGTCCAAGGAGCTGGACACGTGTCAGCAGGAGCGGGACCAGTACAAGCTGATGGCCAACCAGCTGAGGGAGCGGCACCAGGGCCTGAAGAAGAAGTACCGCGAGCTGATC GATGGGGACCCTTCGTTGCCACCGGAAAAACGCAATCAA GTGAACCTGGCCCAGCTGTTGAGAGACTCGAGAGAACGAAGCAAACATCTCGCCGAGGAG CTCCTGAGGATGACCATCACCCGGCAGAGGCTGGGGGACGAGGAGGTCGGGGTGCGTCATTTCCCCGCCCACGAGAGGGAGGATCTGGTTCGCCAGCTGGAGCGGGCGGGGCTACAG ATGCAGGAGATGGAGAACAACATGAAGGCGCTGACCGACGAGCTGCAGGACGTGAAGGCGGAGGGCGGGGTCTTCAGGGAGAAGGCCTACCGCCTCAACGTGGAGCTCAACCACGTGCTGGGGAACCGCGAGGCGCGCATCATCGACGTGGACGCCCTCTGCATGGAGAACAG gtaTCTACACGAGCGCTTCGGCCAGCTCCAAGAGGAGGTCAACCTGCTGAAGTCTAACATCATGAAGTACAAA ACGGctctggagaggaggaagaactcCGGCGCGTTTGGGAAATCAAACAGCAGTCCTCTCACCGGAGTTCTGTCTGCAAAACAAG TCCAGGAgatgctgctggaggagcagggCTGCAGCCTCCCGGCCACCCCCCAGTCCATCTCCGACCTCAAGTCGCTGGCCACCGCCCTGCTGGAGACCATCCACGAGAAGAACCTGGTCATCCAGCACCAGAGACACACCAACAA GATTCTGGGAAACAGAGTGGCCGATTTGGAAAGGAAGCTGAAGACGTTGGAGGTGTCGGGATTGTGGAGtcttccag GCCTGACCTACAACGTGTCCGTGGGAATTGGGA GAACACGAGAGTCCGTGAATGAAAACCTTCAACCGGAGCTGCGTCCGACCCGTGCTGCGTCCTACCCAAACAGCCGGCCCACGCCCAAAG TTGTGTCAGACGACAGAAGCTCCCATGAATCATTGTGGGAACGCCGCTCCGCCGGCGGCGACCTCGGCACAGATGGCAGCGGCAGGGAAGACGCACCTGCGGCGCCCGGCGGCTCGGCGCCTCTGGCGGGGGGGGAGACGAATGGAGACGACGGGAGGGCCGGAGACGTCGTGACCCTGACGGTTCAAGATCAAGACCGAGCCGCcgtggagatggaggaggggcGGAGTCCCGTGGAGGAGGCGGGGCGCGAGGTGGAGGGGGTTGTGGATGAAGAACTGGGGTCCACggtggaggaaggagaagaggcGGCGTTGGCGCTGGGAGCCACGCCCACCAAATCGGACTTTTCGTGGCTCTCGATGAAACAAACCTGTTTTCAACCCGAGGTGGATCAGCTTCCGAGTGAGTCCCAGGATGGGGGGGCTAATAATGTCTCCGGATTTGCTGAGGGTTCCATGTTGGCACCGGAGAACCGGGACCTATCTGTAGGGGAGTGGGACGCACCGTGA
- the LOC137590718 gene encoding coiled-coil domain-containing protein 149-like isoform X2, with product MQSSKRSESDWQGLVSEFLVCKRKLESKKDALLILSKELDTCQQERDQYKLMANQLRERHQGLKKKYRELIDGDPSLPPEKRNQVNLAQLLRDSRERSKHLAEEVKELSQRLSEAQGDNKLLRMTITRQRLGDEEVGVRHFPAHEREDLVRQLERAGLQMQEMENNMKALTDELQDVKAEGGVFREKAYRLNVELNHVLGNREARIIDVDALCMENRYLHERFGQLQEEVNLLKSNIMKYKTALERRKNSGAFGKSNSSPLTGVLSAKQVQEMLLEEQGCSLPATPQSISDLKSLATALLETIHEKNLVIQHQRHTNKILGNRVADLERKLKTLEVSGLWSLPGTRESVNENLQPELRPTRAASYPNSRPTPKVVSDDRSSHESLWERRSAGGDLGTDGSGREDAPAAPGGSAPLAGGETNGDDGRAGDVVTLTVQDQDRAAVEMEEGRSPVEEAGREVEGVVDEELGSTVEEGEEAALALGATPTKSDFSWLSMKQTCFQPEVDQLPSESQDGGANNVSGFAEGSMLAPENRDLSVGEWDAP from the exons ATGCAGTCCTCCAAGAGGAGTGAGAGCGACTGGCAGGGGCTCGTCAGCGAG TTCCTGGTGTGTAAACGCAAGCTGGAGAGCAAGAAGGACGCCCTCCTCATCCTGTCCAAGGAGCTGGACACGTGTCAGCAGGAGCGGGACCAGTACAAGCTGATGGCCAACCAGCTGAGGGAGCGGCACCAGGGCCTGAAGAAGAAGTACCGCGAGCTGATC GATGGGGACCCTTCGTTGCCACCGGAAAAACGCAATCAA GTGAACCTGGCCCAGCTGTTGAGAGACTCGAGAGAACGAAGCAAACATCTCGCCGAGGAGGTGAAGGAGTTGAGTCAGAGGCTCTCCGAGGCTCAGGGCGACAACAAG CTCCTGAGGATGACCATCACCCGGCAGAGGCTGGGGGACGAGGAGGTCGGGGTGCGTCATTTCCCCGCCCACGAGAGGGAGGATCTGGTTCGCCAGCTGGAGCGGGCGGGGCTACAG ATGCAGGAGATGGAGAACAACATGAAGGCGCTGACCGACGAGCTGCAGGACGTGAAGGCGGAGGGCGGGGTCTTCAGGGAGAAGGCCTACCGCCTCAACGTGGAGCTCAACCACGTGCTGGGGAACCGCGAGGCGCGCATCATCGACGTGGACGCCCTCTGCATGGAGAACAG gtaTCTACACGAGCGCTTCGGCCAGCTCCAAGAGGAGGTCAACCTGCTGAAGTCTAACATCATGAAGTACAAA ACGGctctggagaggaggaagaactcCGGCGCGTTTGGGAAATCAAACAGCAGTCCTCTCACCGGAGTTCTGTCTGCAAAACAAG TCCAGGAgatgctgctggaggagcagggCTGCAGCCTCCCGGCCACCCCCCAGTCCATCTCCGACCTCAAGTCGCTGGCCACCGCCCTGCTGGAGACCATCCACGAGAAGAACCTGGTCATCCAGCACCAGAGACACACCAACAA GATTCTGGGAAACAGAGTGGCCGATTTGGAAAGGAAGCTGAAGACGTTGGAGGTGTCGGGATTGTGGAGtcttccag GAACACGAGAGTCCGTGAATGAAAACCTTCAACCGGAGCTGCGTCCGACCCGTGCTGCGTCCTACCCAAACAGCCGGCCCACGCCCAAAG TTGTGTCAGACGACAGAAGCTCCCATGAATCATTGTGGGAACGCCGCTCCGCCGGCGGCGACCTCGGCACAGATGGCAGCGGCAGGGAAGACGCACCTGCGGCGCCCGGCGGCTCGGCGCCTCTGGCGGGGGGGGAGACGAATGGAGACGACGGGAGGGCCGGAGACGTCGTGACCCTGACGGTTCAAGATCAAGACCGAGCCGCcgtggagatggaggaggggcGGAGTCCCGTGGAGGAGGCGGGGCGCGAGGTGGAGGGGGTTGTGGATGAAGAACTGGGGTCCACggtggaggaaggagaagaggcGGCGTTGGCGCTGGGAGCCACGCCCACCAAATCGGACTTTTCGTGGCTCTCGATGAAACAAACCTGTTTTCAACCCGAGGTGGATCAGCTTCCGAGTGAGTCCCAGGATGGGGGGGCTAATAATGTCTCCGGATTTGCTGAGGGTTCCATGTTGGCACCGGAGAACCGGGACCTATCTGTAGGGGAGTGGGACGCACCGTGA
- the sepsecs gene encoding O-phosphoseryl-tRNA(Sec) selenium transferase isoform X1: MNEENFRLSERLVSSSYVRQGSQARRSHEQLIRHLLEQGKCPEEGWSESTVELLLSELAVMDSNNFLGNCGVGEREGRVASGLVARRHYRLIHGIGRSGDIAAVQPKAAGSSLLNKLTNSVVLDILKLSGVRSVASCFVVPMATGMSLTLCFLTLRHRRPKARFIVWPRIDQKSCFKAMITAGFEPVVVENVLEGDELRTDLEAVERKIEELGAENVLCVHSTTSCFAPRVPDRLEELAVLCSKHDIPHVVNNAYGVQSSKCMHLIQQGSRVGRIDAFVQSLDKNFMVPVGGAIIAGFNEAFIQEISKMYPGRASASPSLDVLITLLTLGAGGYKKLLSERKEVFSFLAEELKTLASAHGERLLHTPHNPISLAVSLDGLQAASDGAVTQLGSMLFTRQVSGARVVPLGQEQTVGGHTFRGFMSHSDRYPCPYLNAASAVGITRGDVTLCVKRLDKCLKALKKENASSRQDDTAGE, encoded by the exons ATGAACGAGGAGAACTTCCGCCTGAGCGAGAGGCTCGTGTCGTCCTCTTACGTCCGACAGGGGAGCCAGGCGCGGCGGAGCCACGAGCAGCTCATCAGACACCTGTTGGAGCAG GGTAAGTGTCCGGAGGAGGGATGGAGCGAGAGCACCGTGGAGCTGCTCCTCAGCGAGCTGGCCGTCATGGACAGCAACAACTTCCTGGGGAACTGCGGCGTGGGAGAGCGCGAAGGTCGCGTGGCTTCCGGTCTGGTGGCGCGACGTCATTACAG GTTGATCCACGGCATCGGGCGATCGGGCGACATCGCCGCCGTCCAGCCGAAGGCGGCGGGGTCGAGTCTCCTGAACAAGCTGACTAATTCAGTCGTGTTGGACATCCTGAAGCTCTcag gtGTGCGAAGTGTGGCGAGCTGCTTCGTCGTTCCCATGGCGACGGGAATGAGCTTGACGCTGTGCTTCCTGACTCTCCGACATCGGAGACCCAAGGCGCGCTTCATCGTGTGGCCCCGAATCGATCAGAAGTCCTGCTTCAAAGCCATGATCACGGCAG GCTTCGAACCCGTGGTGGTGGAGAACGTCCTGGAGGGCGATGAGCTGCGGACGGACTTGGAAGCGGTCGAGCGCAAGATCGAAGAACTCGGCGCCGAGAACGTCCTGTGCGTTCACTCGACGACTTCCTGCTTCGCCCCGCGGGTCCCCGACAG GCTGGAGGAGCTCGCCGTCCTGTGCTCCAAACATGACATCCCACACGTGGTGAACAACGCGTACGGCGTGCAGTCGTCCAAATGCATGCACCTGATCCAGCAG GGGTCTCGCGTCGGGAGAATCGACGCCTTCGTGCAGAGCCTGGACAAGAACTTCATGGTTCCAGTAGGGGGCGCCATCATCGCGGGTTTCAACGAGGCGTTCATTCAGGAGATCAGCAAGATGTACCCGG GTCGAGCGTCGGCCTCGCCCTCCCTCGACgtcctcatcaccctcctcaCTCTGGGAGCCGGCGGCTACAAGAAGCTCCTGTCGGAGAGAAAG GAGGTGTTCTCCTTCCTGGCTGAGGAGCTGAAGACCCTGGCCTCGGCCCACGGGGAGCGATTGCTCCACACCCCCCACAACCCCATCTCCCTGG CCGTGTCTCTAGATGGCCTCCAGGCCGCGAGCGACGGGGCGGTGACTCAGCTGGGCTCCATGCTGTTCACCCGGCAGGTGTCGGGGGCCAG GGTCGTCCCGCTGGGCCAGGAGCAGACCGTCGGCGGACACACGTTCCGTGGCTTCATGTCGCACTCGGACAGGTATCCCTGTCCGTACCTGAACGCGGCCTCGGCGGTGGGAATCACCCGCGGCGACGTCACGCTGTGCGTCAAAAGGCTGGACAAGTGCCTGAAGGCGCTGAAGAAAGAAAACGCTTCGTCACGCCAAGACGACACGGCTGGAGAATGA
- the lgi2a gene encoding leucine-rich repeat LGI family member 2a, translating to MPHTLNIWTLLCASLCLLSQPGHLKKAFRCPSTCSCSRESIICVGSSYVPRITPNDISSLSIVNGTFSEVKEAMFAHMPSLQLLLLNSNSLTTVRDDAFSGLPHLEYLFIESNKMETASKYAFRGLRDLTHLSLANNNIKALPRDLFIDLDSLIELDLRGNAFECDCRAKWLMTWLKNTNATVSDVVCVGPEDMKDKRLNDLTSLHNECISTDFILHQSVASESLSVDTFDYKNDVYVTIAAPSTDSCMVLQWDHIEMNFRTYDNITGQSVVGCKPVVILDQVFVIVAQLFGGSHIYRFDEDQSRFSKFQDIEVSKISKPNDIEAFQIGSDWFFVIADSSKAGLSTLYKWNDKGFYSYQSLHEWYRDTDAEFLDLDGKAHLILASRSQVPVIYQWSRSNQKFVQQGEIPNMEDVVAVKHFRIKGELYLAMTRYIGDSKVLRWGTKQFSEIQALPSRGSMILQPFLFKDRHYLALGSDYTFSQIYLWDDDKTLFDRFKEVYIQAPRSFTVVSTDRRDFIFTSSFKGNTQIFEHIIIDLSL from the exons ATGCCGCACACGCTCAACATCTGGACGCTGCTTTGCGCCTCGCTCTGCCTCCTGTCGCAGCCGGGTCATCTGAAGAAGGCTTTCCGATGTCCTTCAACATGCAGCTGCTCCAGGGAGTCCATCATCTGCGTGGGGTCCTCCTACGTCCCGAGGATCACCCCCAACGACATCAGCTCCCT GAGTATCGTCAACGGGACTTTCTCCGAGGTCAAAGAGGCGATGTTTGCGCACATGCCGTCCCTCCAGCTGCT CCTTTTGAATTCCAACTCCCTCACAACCGTGAGGGATGACGCCTTCTCAGGCCTTCCACACCTGGAGTACTT GTTCATCGAGAGCAACAAGATGGAGACTGCATCCAAATATGCCTTCAGAGGACTGAGGGACTTGACTCACCT CTCTTTGGCGAACAACAACATTAAAGCTTTGCCCCGGGACCTGTTCATTGACCTGGACTCATTGATTGAGCT GGATCTGCGGGGTAACGCTTTTGAGTGTGACTGCCGTGCCAAGTGGCTGATGACGTGGCTGAAGAACACCAACGCCACGGTGTCGGACGTCGTGTGCGTCGGACCAGAGGACATGAAAGACAAGCGCCTCAACGATTTGACCAGCCTGCACAATGAATGCATCTCCACAG ATTTCATCCTCCATCAGTCCGTGGCATCTGAGTCGCTGTCTGTTGACACGTTTGACTACAAGAATGATGTCTATGTGACGATAGCCGCTCCCAGCACCGACAGCTGTATGGTTCTCCAATGGGACCATATAGAAATGAACTTCCGGACTTACGATAACATCACAG GTCAATCAGTTGTGGGCTGCAAACCGGTTGTCATCCTGGATCAGGTGTTTGTTATCGTAGCCCAACTCTTTGGCGGCTCCCACATCTACAGGTTTGACGAGGACCAAAGCAGGTTCAGCAAGTTCCAGGACATTGAGGTGTCCAAGATTTCCAAGCCCAATGACATTGAGGCGTTTCAGAtcggctctgattggttctttgtCATTGCTGACAGCTCAAAAGCAGGCCTGTCCACTCTCTACAAGTGGAACGACAAGGGTTTCTATTCCTACCAGTCACTGCACGAGTGGTATCGGGACACAGATGCAGAGTTCTTGGACTTGGATGGGAAGGCCCACCTCATTTTGGCAAGCCGCTCACAGGTGCCTGTGATCTACCAATGGAGCCGTAGCAACCAGAAGTTTGTCCAGCAAGGGGAGATCCCCAACATGGAGGATGTTGTCGCTGTGAAGCACTTCCGGATCAAGGGGGAACTCTATCTGGCCATGACGCGCTACATCGGTGACTCCAAAGTCCTACGTTGGGGAACCAAACAGTTTTCAGAGATCCAGGCTCTGCCCTCTCGAGGCTCCATGATTCTCCAACCGTTCTTGTTTAAAGACCGTCACTACTTGGCCCTAGGAAGTGATTATACCTTCTCACAGATCTACCTTTGGGATGATGACAAGACACTCTTTGACCGCTTCAAGGAGGTGTACATCCAGGCGCCGCGCTCCTTCACTGTGGTCTCCACAGACCGCAGGGACTTCATCTTTACCTCCAGCTTCAAGGGGAACACGCAGATCTTCGAGCACATCATCATTGACTTGAGCTTATGA
- the sepsecs gene encoding O-phosphoseryl-tRNA(Sec) selenium transferase isoform X2, with the protein MNEENFRLSERLVSSSYVRQGSQARRSHEQLIRHLLEQGKCPEEGWSESTVELLLSELAVMDSNNFLGNCGVGEREGRVASGLVARRHYRLIHGIGRSGDIAAVQPKAAGSSLLNKLTNSVVLDILKLSGVRSVASCFVVPMATGMSLTLCFLTLRHRRPKARFIVWPRIDQKSCFKAMITAGFEPVVVENVLEGDELRTDLEAVERKIEELGAENVLCVHSTTSCFAPRVPDRLEELAVLCSKHDIPHVVNNAYGVQSSKCMHLIQQGSRVGRIDAFVQSLDKNFMVPVGGAIIAGFNEAFIQEISKMYPGRASASPSLDVLITLLTLGAGGYKKLLSERKEVFSFLAEELKTLASAHGERLLHTPHNPISLGSSRWARSRPSADTRSVASCRTRTGIPVRT; encoded by the exons ATGAACGAGGAGAACTTCCGCCTGAGCGAGAGGCTCGTGTCGTCCTCTTACGTCCGACAGGGGAGCCAGGCGCGGCGGAGCCACGAGCAGCTCATCAGACACCTGTTGGAGCAG GGTAAGTGTCCGGAGGAGGGATGGAGCGAGAGCACCGTGGAGCTGCTCCTCAGCGAGCTGGCCGTCATGGACAGCAACAACTTCCTGGGGAACTGCGGCGTGGGAGAGCGCGAAGGTCGCGTGGCTTCCGGTCTGGTGGCGCGACGTCATTACAG GTTGATCCACGGCATCGGGCGATCGGGCGACATCGCCGCCGTCCAGCCGAAGGCGGCGGGGTCGAGTCTCCTGAACAAGCTGACTAATTCAGTCGTGTTGGACATCCTGAAGCTCTcag gtGTGCGAAGTGTGGCGAGCTGCTTCGTCGTTCCCATGGCGACGGGAATGAGCTTGACGCTGTGCTTCCTGACTCTCCGACATCGGAGACCCAAGGCGCGCTTCATCGTGTGGCCCCGAATCGATCAGAAGTCCTGCTTCAAAGCCATGATCACGGCAG GCTTCGAACCCGTGGTGGTGGAGAACGTCCTGGAGGGCGATGAGCTGCGGACGGACTTGGAAGCGGTCGAGCGCAAGATCGAAGAACTCGGCGCCGAGAACGTCCTGTGCGTTCACTCGACGACTTCCTGCTTCGCCCCGCGGGTCCCCGACAG GCTGGAGGAGCTCGCCGTCCTGTGCTCCAAACATGACATCCCACACGTGGTGAACAACGCGTACGGCGTGCAGTCGTCCAAATGCATGCACCTGATCCAGCAG GGGTCTCGCGTCGGGAGAATCGACGCCTTCGTGCAGAGCCTGGACAAGAACTTCATGGTTCCAGTAGGGGGCGCCATCATCGCGGGTTTCAACGAGGCGTTCATTCAGGAGATCAGCAAGATGTACCCGG GTCGAGCGTCGGCCTCGCCCTCCCTCGACgtcctcatcaccctcctcaCTCTGGGAGCCGGCGGCTACAAGAAGCTCCTGTCGGAGAGAAAG GAGGTGTTCTCCTTCCTGGCTGAGGAGCTGAAGACCCTGGCCTCGGCCCACGGGGAGCGATTGCTCCACACCCCCCACAACCCCATCTCCCTGG GGTCGTCCCGCTGGGCCAGGAGCAGACCGTCGGCGGACACACGTTCCGTGGCTTCATGTCGCACTCGGACAGGTATCCCTGTCCGTACCTGA
- the LOC137590718 gene encoding coiled-coil domain-containing protein 149-like isoform X1 — protein sequence MQSSKRSESDWQGLVSEFLVCKRKLESKKDALLILSKELDTCQQERDQYKLMANQLRERHQGLKKKYRELIDGDPSLPPEKRNQVNLAQLLRDSRERSKHLAEEVKELSQRLSEAQGDNKLLRMTITRQRLGDEEVGVRHFPAHEREDLVRQLERAGLQMQEMENNMKALTDELQDVKAEGGVFREKAYRLNVELNHVLGNREARIIDVDALCMENRYLHERFGQLQEEVNLLKSNIMKYKTALERRKNSGAFGKSNSSPLTGVLSAKQVQEMLLEEQGCSLPATPQSISDLKSLATALLETIHEKNLVIQHQRHTNKILGNRVADLERKLKTLEVSGLWSLPGLTYNVSVGIGRTRESVNENLQPELRPTRAASYPNSRPTPKVVSDDRSSHESLWERRSAGGDLGTDGSGREDAPAAPGGSAPLAGGETNGDDGRAGDVVTLTVQDQDRAAVEMEEGRSPVEEAGREVEGVVDEELGSTVEEGEEAALALGATPTKSDFSWLSMKQTCFQPEVDQLPSESQDGGANNVSGFAEGSMLAPENRDLSVGEWDAP from the exons ATGCAGTCCTCCAAGAGGAGTGAGAGCGACTGGCAGGGGCTCGTCAGCGAG TTCCTGGTGTGTAAACGCAAGCTGGAGAGCAAGAAGGACGCCCTCCTCATCCTGTCCAAGGAGCTGGACACGTGTCAGCAGGAGCGGGACCAGTACAAGCTGATGGCCAACCAGCTGAGGGAGCGGCACCAGGGCCTGAAGAAGAAGTACCGCGAGCTGATC GATGGGGACCCTTCGTTGCCACCGGAAAAACGCAATCAA GTGAACCTGGCCCAGCTGTTGAGAGACTCGAGAGAACGAAGCAAACATCTCGCCGAGGAGGTGAAGGAGTTGAGTCAGAGGCTCTCCGAGGCTCAGGGCGACAACAAG CTCCTGAGGATGACCATCACCCGGCAGAGGCTGGGGGACGAGGAGGTCGGGGTGCGTCATTTCCCCGCCCACGAGAGGGAGGATCTGGTTCGCCAGCTGGAGCGGGCGGGGCTACAG ATGCAGGAGATGGAGAACAACATGAAGGCGCTGACCGACGAGCTGCAGGACGTGAAGGCGGAGGGCGGGGTCTTCAGGGAGAAGGCCTACCGCCTCAACGTGGAGCTCAACCACGTGCTGGGGAACCGCGAGGCGCGCATCATCGACGTGGACGCCCTCTGCATGGAGAACAG gtaTCTACACGAGCGCTTCGGCCAGCTCCAAGAGGAGGTCAACCTGCTGAAGTCTAACATCATGAAGTACAAA ACGGctctggagaggaggaagaactcCGGCGCGTTTGGGAAATCAAACAGCAGTCCTCTCACCGGAGTTCTGTCTGCAAAACAAG TCCAGGAgatgctgctggaggagcagggCTGCAGCCTCCCGGCCACCCCCCAGTCCATCTCCGACCTCAAGTCGCTGGCCACCGCCCTGCTGGAGACCATCCACGAGAAGAACCTGGTCATCCAGCACCAGAGACACACCAACAA GATTCTGGGAAACAGAGTGGCCGATTTGGAAAGGAAGCTGAAGACGTTGGAGGTGTCGGGATTGTGGAGtcttccag GCCTGACCTACAACGTGTCCGTGGGAATTGGGA GAACACGAGAGTCCGTGAATGAAAACCTTCAACCGGAGCTGCGTCCGACCCGTGCTGCGTCCTACCCAAACAGCCGGCCCACGCCCAAAG TTGTGTCAGACGACAGAAGCTCCCATGAATCATTGTGGGAACGCCGCTCCGCCGGCGGCGACCTCGGCACAGATGGCAGCGGCAGGGAAGACGCACCTGCGGCGCCCGGCGGCTCGGCGCCTCTGGCGGGGGGGGAGACGAATGGAGACGACGGGAGGGCCGGAGACGTCGTGACCCTGACGGTTCAAGATCAAGACCGAGCCGCcgtggagatggaggaggggcGGAGTCCCGTGGAGGAGGCGGGGCGCGAGGTGGAGGGGGTTGTGGATGAAGAACTGGGGTCCACggtggaggaaggagaagaggcGGCGTTGGCGCTGGGAGCCACGCCCACCAAATCGGACTTTTCGTGGCTCTCGATGAAACAAACCTGTTTTCAACCCGAGGTGGATCAGCTTCCGAGTGAGTCCCAGGATGGGGGGGCTAATAATGTCTCCGGATTTGCTGAGGGTTCCATGTTGGCACCGGAGAACCGGGACCTATCTGTAGGGGAGTGGGACGCACCGTGA